A genomic stretch from Mycobacterium malmoense includes:
- a CDS encoding 3-ketosteroid-delta-1-dehydrogenase — protein sequence MADGCVDLLVVGSGTGMAAALAAHEFGLSVLIVEKSSYVGGSTARSGGALWLPASPVLREAGANDTAERATAYLESAVAGSAPPQRSAGFLAHVSATVDMLRRMTPLRLFWARDYSDYHPEEPGGSAAGRTCECSPFDTSILGEYRTRLLPGVMEAGVPIPTTGADYRWMNLVFRVPRKGIPIFAKRVAQGVGGRLLGRRYAAGGQGLAAGLFAGVLRAGIPVWTDTTLVRLVDDGDRVTGAVVDHAGREVTITARRGVVLATGGFDHSMDMRWKFQSESLGANLSLGAAANTGDGIRAAQELGAGIDLMDQAWWFPAVAPLPGKPPAVMLAERSLPGCVIVNQDGHRFANESADYMSFGQRLLELERSGSPVEAMWIVFDQQYRNSYVFGAQLFPRMRIPRSWYDAGIAVRADGFADLGAQIGVPVADFTKTMTRFNENAWAGQDPDFGRGRSAYDRYYGDPTITPNPNLRPLVKGPFYAVKMVLSDLGTCGGVKADDRARALREDGTVIAGLYAIGNTAANAFGTTYPGAGATIAQGLVYGYIAARDAAG from the coding sequence GTGGCCGACGGATGCGTGGATCTGCTGGTGGTCGGCTCGGGCACCGGCATGGCCGCGGCACTGGCCGCCCACGAATTCGGGCTGTCGGTACTGATCGTGGAGAAGTCTTCCTACGTCGGCGGCTCGACCGCCCGGTCCGGGGGCGCGCTGTGGCTGCCCGCCAGCCCGGTGCTGCGTGAGGCCGGCGCCAACGACACCGCCGAGCGCGCCACCGCCTACCTGGAGTCGGCGGTCGCGGGGTCGGCGCCACCTCAGCGATCGGCGGGGTTTCTCGCACACGTGTCCGCGACGGTCGACATGTTGCGCCGGATGACGCCGCTGCGGTTGTTCTGGGCCCGCGACTACTCCGACTACCACCCCGAGGAGCCGGGTGGTAGCGCGGCGGGCCGCACCTGCGAGTGCTCCCCGTTCGACACGTCGATCCTCGGTGAATACCGCACCCGGCTGCTGCCCGGCGTCATGGAGGCCGGCGTCCCGATACCGACGACCGGCGCCGACTATCGCTGGATGAATCTGGTATTTCGGGTGCCGCGCAAGGGAATTCCCATATTCGCCAAGCGGGTGGCACAGGGCGTGGGCGGCCGGCTGCTGGGCCGGCGCTACGCGGCGGGCGGTCAGGGCCTGGCGGCCGGCCTGTTCGCGGGTGTGCTGCGCGCCGGCATCCCGGTGTGGACGGACACCACGCTGGTGCGCCTTGTTGACGACGGTGACCGGGTGACCGGCGCGGTCGTCGACCACGCTGGCCGCGAGGTGACGATCACCGCCCGGCGCGGCGTGGTGCTCGCCACCGGCGGTTTCGACCACAGCATGGATATGCGGTGGAAATTCCAGTCCGAGTCGCTGGGCGCCAACCTGAGCCTGGGTGCCGCGGCCAATACCGGCGACGGAATCCGCGCGGCGCAGGAACTGGGCGCCGGTATCGATTTGATGGATCAGGCGTGGTGGTTCCCCGCCGTCGCGCCACTGCCCGGCAAGCCGCCCGCGGTGATGCTGGCCGAACGCTCACTCCCCGGCTGCGTCATCGTGAACCAGGACGGCCACCGGTTCGCCAATGAGTCGGCGGACTACATGTCGTTCGGCCAGCGGCTACTCGAATTGGAGCGCTCGGGCAGCCCCGTCGAGGCCATGTGGATCGTCTTCGACCAGCAATACCGCAATAGCTATGTCTTTGGCGCCCAACTATTTCCGCGAATGCGGATTCCGCGGTCTTGGTACGACGCGGGCATCGCGGTGCGCGCCGACGGTTTCGCCGACCTGGGCGCGCAAATCGGCGTCCCGGTGGCAGACTTCACTAAGACGATGACGCGTTTCAACGAAAACGCTTGGGCCGGACAGGATCCCGACTTTGGTCGGGGCCGCAGCGCCTACGACCGGTACTACGGCGACCCGACGATCACGCCGAACCCCAACCTGCGCCCGTTGGTGAAAGGACCGTTCTACGCCGTGAAAATGGTGCTCAGCGACCTGGGCACGTGCGGCGGGGTGAAGGCCGACGACCGCGCGCGGGCGCTGCGGGAGGACGGCACCGTGATCGCCGGGCTCTACGCAATCGGCAATACGGCCGCCAACGCGTTCGGCACGACATACCCGGGCGCGGGCGCGACGATCGCGCAGGGGCTGGTGTATGGCTACATCGCGGCCCGAGACGCGGCCGGCTAG
- a CDS encoding PadR family transcriptional regulator — translation MGSEADETSEKPGKAALAATSRALLCMMSYEEEISGYDLKKWIDWSVDLYYWSPSYSQIYTELKKLESLGLVTSRVERDEGTRSRRLYKITQAGMDAAIEWVNDAPVDPPVLKHSVLLRVTFGHLTNPARLKELLQEHAAYAEARHRKAIEDAEGAEAEPAWAYSVIALRWAAKYYAAEREFALELIKDIDEADATMQTAPKGGFGKPRTTPGYWREVEKQVQARREAD, via the coding sequence ATGGGCTCCGAAGCGGACGAGACCAGCGAAAAGCCGGGGAAGGCGGCGCTTGCCGCCACCAGTCGGGCGCTGCTGTGCATGATGTCTTACGAAGAGGAGATCTCCGGCTACGACCTCAAGAAGTGGATCGACTGGAGCGTCGACCTCTACTACTGGAGCCCGTCGTACAGCCAGATCTACACGGAGCTGAAAAAGCTGGAGAGCCTTGGTCTGGTGACCTCCCGCGTCGAGCGCGACGAGGGCACCCGCAGCCGCCGGCTTTACAAGATCACCCAGGCCGGGATGGACGCCGCCATCGAGTGGGTCAACGACGCGCCGGTCGATCCGCCGGTGCTCAAGCACAGTGTGCTGCTGCGGGTGACGTTCGGTCACCTCACCAACCCGGCACGGCTCAAGGAACTGCTGCAGGAACACGCGGCGTACGCCGAAGCCAGGCATCGCAAGGCCATCGAGGACGCCGAGGGGGCCGAGGCCGAACCCGCGTGGGCCTATTCGGTGATCGCGCTGCGCTGGGCGGCCAAGTACTACGCCGCCGAACGCGAGTTTGCGCTGGAGCTAATCAAGGACATCGACGAGGCCGACGCCACGATGCAGACGGCCCCCAAGGGTGGTTTCGGCAAGCCGCGCACCACGCCGGGCTACTGGCGCGAAGTCGAGAAGCAGGTCCAGGCCAGGCGCGAAGCTGACTAG